In Deltaproteobacteria bacterium, the genomic window TATCGGAAGGATCATCCAAGCCCATCTTGCTGAAAGGAAATTCGGCTTTAATGTGGAGAGAGCTGTTTTTCTGACCGTTCTGCACCGGCTTTTCGTTTCCGGTTCCGACAGGTATTGCGACAAGTGGCACCGAGACTATGTGATCAACGGCGTTGACGATTTGAGCCTGCATCACTTTTATCGTGCCATGGCCTTTCTTGGGGAAGAGCTGGAAGATCAGAAAGGAAAGACGCCGTTTGCACCGAGATGCATCAAGGATATGGTTGAAGAGGACATGTTCCGGGTGCGTCGCGATCTGTTTACCGGACTTGACGTTGTTTTCTTCGATACCACCTCAATCTACTTTGAAGGTGATGGCGGCGAGACGATCGGTCAGTTTGGCCACAGTAAGGATCATCGTCCTGATTTACATCAGATGGTTGTCGGTGTCGTCCTTGATAATGAAGGCAATCCCGTATGCTGCGAGATGTGGCCAGGGAATACGGCGGATGTAAAGAGCCTGATTCCCGTTATCGAGAGGATAAGACAGCGTTTCCAGATCAAGCAGTTCTGCATCGTCTCCGACCGTGGGATGATCAGCGAAGAGACCTTGGCCTATCTGGAAAAGGAAAATATCCCCTATATCCTGGGTGCCCGAATGAGAATGGTCAAAGAGATCAAGGAAGAAGTCCTCTCCAGAGCCGGCCGGTATCGGGAGGTCTATCCGGAGGGTATATCCTCCAAAGACCCTTCTCCGCTGAAGGTCAAGGAAGTCCATGTCGATAACCGCCGTTACATTGTATGTCTGAACGAAAGGCAGGTCAGGAAGGATGCCGCTGACCGGCAGGCTATCATCGACGCCCTACAGGAGAAAATCAAGAGCAATCCGAAATCTCTTGTAGGCAACAAGGGCTACCGGAAGTATCTGTCCCTGGATCGGGACACCGTTTCTATAAATCAGCAGAAGATCAGTGATGAAGAGCGCTTCGATGGCAAGTGGGTTCTCAAGACCAATACAAACATGACTCCAGAACAGGTAGCCC contains:
- a CDS encoding IS1634 family transposase; amino-acid sequence: MFARLKKSGKYQYLQIVENRRDGKKTVQRVIATIGRMDQLQAGSDIETLVRSLSRFSEKVLLILSGKSDVHASAKKIGPSLIFDRLWKELDIGRIIQAHLAERKFGFNVERAVFLTVLHRLFVSGSDRYCDKWHRDYVINGVDDLSLHHFYRAMAFLGEELEDQKGKTPFAPRCIKDMVEEDMFRVRRDLFTGLDVVFFDTTSIYFEGDGGETIGQFGHSKDHRPDLHQMVVGVVLDNEGNPVCCEMWPGNTADVKSLIPVIERIRQRFQIKQFCIVSDRGMISEETLAYLEKENIPYILGARMRMVKEIKEEVLSRAGRYREVYPEGISSKDPSPLKVKEVHVDNRRYIVCLNERQVRKDAADRQAIIDALQEKIKSNPKSLVGNKGYRKYLSLDRDTVSINQQKISDEERFDGKWVLKTNTNMTPEQVALKYKELWQVEHVFRDMKSILDTRPIFHKRDETIRGHVFCSFLALVLRKELDRRLEKAGHCFEWADIKQDLKALQEITIEDNGKTLAVRTECIGACGKVFQAVGIAMPPTIREIS